GTCCTGGCGTCTTCGCCTTCGTCAATCCCGCCTTGCGGCATCTGCCAGGCTTCAACCACATTGTCGATGCGCTGGCCGACGAAGACCTTTCCATCCATGTTGACGAGCATGATGCCGACACATGGCCGGTAGCTCAGTTCCGCGTCATTCGGCCTCGAAGCCATATTGTCCCCTGCATCTTCTGGCGTGCGAGCCGACCCCTGGCTGCGCCATAGCCCCATTCCTTTAGGATGTAGAATAAGCGCGCCAGATGCCCGCGTCCATTGAGCGAATCGGGGTTTCGTCGGATTTGCCGGGCGGGTCCGGACGAACCGATGGGAATTTCTTTGGAACCCATGCAATATATGGGCATTGAAGCGCCATGCCTTCCCCCGTCATTGTGTGGTTCCGACAAGATCTGCGGCTTTCCGACCAGGCTGCGCTCGCCGCAGCGGCGCATGCAGGCCCAGTTATTCCCGTTTATGTGCTGGACGACGATGGGCCACGACAATGGGCGATGGGTGGTGCGGCGCGCTGGTGGTTGCACCATAGCCTGCGCAGTCTGGACGAGAGCCTTCGGGCACGGGGATCACGGCTGATCTTGCGCTGTGGTCGCAGTGCGGACGTGCTGGCGCAAGTCGCGGCGGAAACCGGCGCGAAGAGTGTATATGCCCTTACTCATTATGCGCCATGGTGGCGGAACGCGGAAAAGGCCGTGGGGCAGCGCCTTGACCTGTGTTTGCATGATGGAACGCTGCTGCTGCCCGCCGGCGCGGTCCGTACAGGCGGTGGCACGCCCTATCGAATATATACGCCGTTTGCGCGCGCGCTGATGGAGCATATGCCGCCGGCGGTGCCGCAGCCAGTGCCTGCTCAAATACAGGCCCCGTTGCGCTGGCCCCGCAGCGACGCGCTGGATGACTGGCCCCTGCTGCCGCGCAGCCCGGATTGGGCCAGCGCCTTCCATGCCGATTGGACGCCCGGGGAAAAAGGCGCGGAGGCGCATCTGTCCGCGTTCATGGACGAGCTTGATGAATATCCGGACGCGCGCAACCTGCCTTCGCGGGAGGGGACGTCGCGGCTCTCGCCGCATCTTCATTTTGGAGAAATCTCGCCAGCCCAAGTCTGGCATCAGGCCGCCAACGCGCAGGGAGATGCCATGATCTTCCTCAGAGAGCTGATATGGCGGGATTATGCGCATAACCAGATCTGGACGATGCCAACCTATGGATCGGAAAATGCCCAGCCCGCTTTTGATGGCATGGGCTGGCGCGATCTAGAGGCGGCAAAGGGCGATTTCTATGCCTGGAAACGAGGGCGGACCGGCTATCCGATTGTCGATGCCGGGATGCGTCAGCTTTGGCAGACGGGCTGGATGCACAATCGGGTTCGGATGATCGCCGCCAGCTTCCTCATAAAACATTTGTTGATTGACTGGCGCCACGGTGCGCGATGGTTCTGGGACACGCTGGTTGATGCGGACTACGCCAATAACAGCGTGAACTGGCAGTGGGTGGCCGGCAGTGGCGTCGATGCCAATCTCTTTACCCGGATCATGGCACCGCTCAGCCAGTCGGAGAAATTCGACGCCGCTCAATATATTCGCCAATGGGTGCCGGAACTTGCGCAACTGGACGATCATATGATCCATGATCCTGATGCCCATGCTGCCCGGCCGGCGGATTATCCCGCAAAATGTATCGGGCACCGCGAGGGACGGGAACGGGCGCTTGCCGCGTATCGTGCGATGAAGGCATGATTGCAGCATAGCTTGCCATCGGGCAAATAGTCTTCTGATGAACGCAATCGACCCTCGTCGCGGAAAGTCCGCGCTTTCGATCCGGCGGCCGCCCGCTGAGCGGAAGACCGGTTTTGTCGCTCGCCTGATGGCGCCTTTCTTCCATCGCCTGCTGGATCGAATCGACCTGGGACTGGAATGGGGCACGCTCGAAGCGACCTTGCCGGATGGTACGCGGCGCCTGCTAGGGGGGCGTGCTCCAGGACCTGATTGCACTGTGGCCCTGATCCGGTGGCGTGCGCTCGTCCGTCTCGGGACGGGTGGGTCGGCTGGATGGTATCGTGCATGGGCCGCGGGTGAATGGACTAGCCCCGATCTTGTGTCGCTGTTTGCGTTGTTCATGAAGAATGCGGTGCCGCTCGGCAAGGTCGCACGGGCGCGGGGGCCGGTGCGATGGGGGGCAAGGCTGTTTCACTGGCTACGTCGTAACAGTCGCACCGGATCGCGCCGGAATATTGCGTTCCATTATGACCTTGGCAATGACTTCTATGCGCTGTGGCTCGATCAGAACATGCATTATTCCAGTGCATTGTTCTTGGATCCTGCAAACCGGATCGAGGGACTGGAGCGCGCGCAGCGCCGGAAGGTCGATGCGATACTGGATCGGCTCGACCTGCGTGATGGTCAGTCGCTGCTGGAAATTGGTTGCGGGTGGGGCGGACTGGCCGAGCAGGCAATGGAACGTTGTGCGCTGGTCTATGACGGGCTGACCCTCTCAGTCGAACAGGCTGATTATGCGCGCGATCGACTAGGATCGGGGGCGCGGGTGTTGCTGACGGACTATCGCGACGCTGATGGTCAGTATGACGCGATCGTCAGTGTGGAGATGGTGGAGGCCGTCGGGCAGCAATATTGGCCCGACTATCTGGCAGCGATCGCGCGCCTCCTCAAACCGGGCGGACGCGCCGTCATTCAATATATCCTGATCGACGATGCCATTTTCGAAAGCTACGCCCGCAACGCTGATTTTATCCAGACTTACATCTTTCCTGGCGGCATGTTGCTGTCCGAAAGCCGGTTTCATATGTTGGCCGAACGCGCAGGATTGGAATGGAATGACGTGCGGCACTTCGGCCTTCATTATGCGGAAACACTGCGGCGCTGGCGCGACCGGTTCGATCGCTGTATCGAGGAAGGGCGTCTTCCTGCCGGCTTCGACCAGCATTTCGTCGCCCTGTGGCGCTATTATCTGATGTATTGCGAGGGTGGTTTTCGGGGTGGAACGATCAATGTGGCGCAGGTGACGCTGGTCAAACAGCCCTGATCAGGGCGCGACGCGCATATGGTAGCCATTGGGCTGATCGCTCAGCGCCAGTTCGACGATGGCGGCGCCTACGACAGACGGCGCCTTGAGCGACGCAGGGTCTTCACCCGGGAACGCCCGGGCGCGCATGGCAGTGCGGGTGGCCCCCGGGTCGACGATATGGGTCCGAATAGCGGATATGTTCTTCATTTCCTCACCATAGGCGCCGATCAGGATCTCCAGCGCGGCCTTGGAAGCGCCATAGGCACCCCAATAGGCGCGTGGGGCAGTTCCAACGGATGAGGTCAGCGCTATCACCCGGGCGTCCTGGCTCGCGCGCAGCATGGGATCGAAGGCGGCGATCAAGGCTTGGGGCGCCGCGATGTTGAGGGTCATGAGACGCGCAAATTCCTTGGCGTCGATCGCCGGCACCGACGCGAGCGAGCCCAATGTCGCGGCATTGAGTACCAGAATGTCGAGGGCGTTCCAGCGGCCCGAAATGGCCTGCGCCAGCCGGCCGATGCTGTCGCCATCGACCAGGTCGAGCGGTGCGATCGTGGCGCTGCCACCGGCAGCATGGATCCGCTCCTCCACCTCTTCCAGGCCACCCGAAGTGCGTGCGGTCAGCACGACATGCGCCCCAGCGGCGGCCAATGCCTCGGCCGATGCTGCGCCGATGCCCCGGCTGGCGCCGGTCACAAGCGCGAGTTTTCCGAACAAGGGCAGATCAGACATGGGCTCTCCGTTCGCCCCGCCTTGTGGCACGGAGCCGCTTTTTGGGGAAATAGGGAGGGGATGGCGGGATCAGGTGACCCCGCCGATCAGGTCTCAGACGACTCGCTCTGCGAGCAGCTCGAACTGGTTTTCTACGACGGCATCATCCTGGTCGGTGAGCGTGGTCGGATAATCGCCGGTGAAGCAGGCGTCACAATATTGCGGACGGATGTCCGCCCGCTTGGCTTCGCCCAATGCCTTGTAAAGGCCATCGATCGAGATGAACGACAGGCTGTCCGCATGGATGAAGTCCTGCATGCCGCCAACGTCCAGGCGGTGCGCGAGGAGCTTGGTCCGTTCCGGCGTGTCGACGCCGTAGAAGCAGCTATGCTTGGTCGGCGGACTGGCAATGCGCATATGCACTTCTGCTGCACCGGCTTCGCGCATCATCTGGACGATCTTGAGGCTGGTTGTGCCACGCACGATCGAATCGTCGATGAGCACGATGCGCTTGCCCTGGATCAGGGCACGATTGGCATTATGCTTGAGCTTCACGCCAAGGTGCCGAACCTTGTCGCCTGGCTGGATGAAGGTGCGCCCGATATAGTGCGACCGGATGATGCCAAGCTCGAAAGGGATGCCCGACTGCTGGGCATAACCGATTGCCGCAGGTACGCCGCTGTCGGGTACCGGGATTACATAATCGGCGTCGACCGGATTTTCGATCGCCAACTGGGCGCCGATCGCCTTGCGGACCGAATAGACGCTGGAGCCGTCGACGATCGAGTCGGGACGGCTGAAATAGACATGCTCGAAAATGCAGGGGCGGGGGTGCACGTCGCCAAAAGGACGGATCGAGCGTGTGTCGCCGTCATTGGTGACGATCACCAGTTCGCCCGGGTCGATCGAACGGACATAGTCCGCGCCGACGACATCGAGGGCGACGGTTTCCGATGCGAAAATGGTCGATTCGCCGAGCTTGCCCATCACCAGGGGGCGAATGCCCAACGGATCGCGGCAAGCGATCATGCCTTCGGGGGTCATCACGATCAGCGAATAGGCGCCTTCGACCTGCTTGAGCGCGTCGATGAACTTGTCGAGCAGTGTTCGATAATTTGAAGTCGCAACCAGATGGATGATGACTTCGGTGTCGGAGGTAGACTGGAAGATCGACCCGCGGCGGATCAGTTCACGCCGCAATTTCATCGCGTTGGAGATATTGCCGTTATGGGCCACCGCAAAGCCGCCTGAACTCAGCTCCGCATAGAGCGGCTGCACGTTGCGCAGCGACGTCTCACCCGTGGTTGAATAACGGACATGGCCGCATGCCCAACTGCCAGGCAGAGCGCGAATCACTTCGTCGCGATCGAAATTGCCCGCAACATGGCCCATCGCCCGATGCGTATGGAAATCATGGCCATCCCAGCTGGTGATGCCGGCGGCCTCCTGGCCGCGATGCTGGAGCGCGTGAAGCCCGAGGGCCACCATGGCGGATGCGGTTTCTGCGCCCGAGACGCCGAAAATGCCGCATTCTTCGCGCAACTTGTCGTCGTCGAAAGGGTTTGTCGTGATCATGGGTGTGAGCGGGTCCATAGCCGTTCCTGTCGTCCCGAAGGACGTCGTCGGCGCGCATATAGTGCCTCCCGGTCCGTTTGTCGCCTGCTTGTAACAAAAAACCCTGTCAATCGTGGCAACGCTGGGTTTTCGTGCGTTGCAATGGGCGCAACGGCCCACTGGCGCTCGCCTCCGGCTATCGCTAAGAAACCTTCACTCATGCACCGTTTTGCCAATCCTGCCCGCTTCCTAAAGATCGCCCGTCCATTGACGGGATGGCTGTTCTGGCCGGGGCTGCTGTTGCTGCTCGTGGGGGCGTCCTGTGGTTTGTTCGTGACCCCGCCCGACTATCTGCAGGGCGAGACGGTGCGAATCCTTTACATCCATGTTCCCGCCGCCTGGCTCGGCATGGCAGGTTGGAGCGGCATCGCCGTGGCTGCGCTGATGCAGTTGGTCTGGCGGCATCCGTTGGCCAGCGTGGCGGGCCGAGCGATGGCTGCACCCGGTGCGCTCTTCACGGCGATCTGCTTGATGACCGGATCGATCTGGGGGCGCCCGACATGGGGCACCTGGTGGGAGTGGGACGGCCGCATGACGTCGATGCTGATCCTCTTCTTTCTTTATCTGGGCTATATGGCACTGGCGAATGCCTCCAGCCGGCAGGGTCAGGGCGGGGTCAGCTCCGTCACGGCAATCTTTGGCCTGGTTGGCGCGATCAACATTCCGATCATCAACCGGTCGGTGGTCTGGTGGAACAGCCTGCACCAGGGGCCGAGCATCACCATGCGGGGATCAAGCATCGACGGTTCGATGTTGTGGCCGCTGGGCCTTACCATGTTTGGTTTTACCTTGCTGTTCGTGGCGATAGTGCTGATGCGGATGCGCGCCATATTGGCGCGGAATAAGATAGAGGCGCGGATGCAGCGCCTCGCGAGAGGATAGCAGGGAATGAACCAGTGGGCTTTCGTGATCGCTGCCTATGCGGTGACGGCGATAGGTACGGTGGCGGTCTGCCTCGCCAGTTGGCGGGCAATGCGTGTCGCTGAGGCGCGGGCCGAGCGGTTGTCTGGTCAGCCATGAAGGCGAAGCATCAGCGGCTGATCCTGGTGCTGGTTGCGCTAGTCGGCTTGGTGGGGGCAGGCCTGCTCGCTGCGGCTGCGTTGAAGGATGAAGCGGCCTATTTCTATGCGCCGAGCGACGTCAAGAGCAGGGGCGTGGACACTGGCAAGGCGATTCGCCTGGGGGGCATGGTCGTCAAGGGCAGTTTGAAACATGCCGCCGATGGCGTCACGATGCGTTTCGATGTGACCGATGGCAAAGCGACGGTGCCCGCGCGTTTCACGGGCATCGCACCTGACCTGTTCAAGGAAGGCAGCGGCGTCGTGGCCGAGGGAGCGTTCGATTCTGAAGGCGTTTTCGTCGCCACCAACCTTCTGGCCAAGCATGATGAGCGCTACATGCCACGCGAACTGGATGGCATGACCTATAATGAAACCACGCACGAGATGAAGGCAACGCCATGACCGGCATGCGCGATGATGGAGCCCTGGTCGGATGATTGCCGAAGCCGGGTTGGCCGCCT
The sequence above is drawn from the Sphingobium sp. AP49 genome and encodes:
- a CDS encoding deoxyribodipyrimidine photo-lyase; translation: MPSPVIVWFRQDLRLSDQAALAAAAHAGPVIPVYVLDDDGPRQWAMGGAARWWLHHSLRSLDESLRARGSRLILRCGRSADVLAQVAAETGAKSVYALTHYAPWWRNAEKAVGQRLDLCLHDGTLLLPAGAVRTGGGTPYRIYTPFARALMEHMPPAVPQPVPAQIQAPLRWPRSDALDDWPLLPRSPDWASAFHADWTPGEKGAEAHLSAFMDELDEYPDARNLPSREGTSRLSPHLHFGEISPAQVWHQAANAQGDAMIFLRELIWRDYAHNQIWTMPTYGSENAQPAFDGMGWRDLEAAKGDFYAWKRGRTGYPIVDAGMRQLWQTGWMHNRVRMIAASFLIKHLLIDWRHGARWFWDTLVDADYANNSVNWQWVAGSGVDANLFTRIMAPLSQSEKFDAAQYIRQWVPELAQLDDHMIHDPDAHAARPADYPAKCIGHREGRERALAAYRAMKA
- a CDS encoding cyclopropane-fatty-acyl-phospholipid synthase family protein; this translates as MNAIDPRRGKSALSIRRPPAERKTGFVARLMAPFFHRLLDRIDLGLEWGTLEATLPDGTRRLLGGRAPGPDCTVALIRWRALVRLGTGGSAGWYRAWAAGEWTSPDLVSLFALFMKNAVPLGKVARARGPVRWGARLFHWLRRNSRTGSRRNIAFHYDLGNDFYALWLDQNMHYSSALFLDPANRIEGLERAQRRKVDAILDRLDLRDGQSLLEIGCGWGGLAEQAMERCALVYDGLTLSVEQADYARDRLGSGARVLLTDYRDADGQYDAIVSVEMVEAVGQQYWPDYLAAIARLLKPGGRAVIQYILIDDAIFESYARNADFIQTYIFPGGMLLSESRFHMLAERAGLEWNDVRHFGLHYAETLRRWRDRFDRCIEEGRLPAGFDQHFVALWRYYLMYCEGGFRGGTINVAQVTLVKQP
- a CDS encoding SDR family NAD(P)-dependent oxidoreductase — translated: MSDLPLFGKLALVTGASRGIGAASAEALAAAGAHVVLTARTSGGLEEVEERIHAAGGSATIAPLDLVDGDSIGRLAQAISGRWNALDILVLNAATLGSLASVPAIDAKEFARLMTLNIAAPQALIAAFDPMLRASQDARVIALTSSVGTAPRAYWGAYGASKAALEILIGAYGEEMKNISAIRTHIVDPGATRTAMRARAFPGEDPASLKAPSVVGAAIVELALSDQPNGYHMRVAP
- the purF gene encoding amidophosphoribosyltransferase; its protein translation is MITTNPFDDDKLREECGIFGVSGAETASAMVALGLHALQHRGQEAAGITSWDGHDFHTHRAMGHVAGNFDRDEVIRALPGSWACGHVRYSTTGETSLRNVQPLYAELSSGGFAVAHNGNISNAMKLRRELIRRGSIFQSTSDTEVIIHLVATSNYRTLLDKFIDALKQVEGAYSLIVMTPEGMIACRDPLGIRPLVMGKLGESTIFASETVALDVVGADYVRSIDPGELVIVTNDGDTRSIRPFGDVHPRPCIFEHVYFSRPDSIVDGSSVYSVRKAIGAQLAIENPVDADYVIPVPDSGVPAAIGYAQQSGIPFELGIIRSHYIGRTFIQPGDKVRHLGVKLKHNANRALIQGKRIVLIDDSIVRGTTSLKIVQMMREAGAAEVHMRIASPPTKHSCFYGVDTPERTKLLAHRLDVGGMQDFIHADSLSFISIDGLYKALGEAKRADIRPQYCDACFTGDYPTTLTDQDDAVVENQFELLAERVV
- the ccmC gene encoding heme ABC transporter permease CcmC; the encoded protein is MHRFANPARFLKIARPLTGWLFWPGLLLLLVGASCGLFVTPPDYLQGETVRILYIHVPAAWLGMAGWSGIAVAALMQLVWRHPLASVAGRAMAAPGALFTAICLMTGSIWGRPTWGTWWEWDGRMTSMLILFFLYLGYMALANASSRQGQGGVSSVTAIFGLVGAINIPIINRSVVWWNSLHQGPSITMRGSSIDGSMLWPLGLTMFGFTLLFVAIVLMRMRAILARNKIEARMQRLARG
- the ccmE gene encoding cytochrome c maturation protein CcmE, yielding MKAKHQRLILVLVALVGLVGAGLLAAAALKDEAAYFYAPSDVKSRGVDTGKAIRLGGMVVKGSLKHAADGVTMRFDVTDGKATVPARFTGIAPDLFKEGSGVVAEGAFDSEGVFVATNLLAKHDERYMPRELDGMTYNETTHEMKATP